Proteins found in one Limnobaculum xujianqingii genomic segment:
- the hemA gene encoding glutamyl-tRNA reductase encodes MTLFALGINHKTAPVSLREKVTFSPDTLGDALQSLHHQPLVQGGVVLSTCNRTELYLSVEQDENTLQQLIKWLCQYHQLSPEELTKSLYWHQDSDAVNHLMRVASGLDSLVLGEPQILGQVKKAFAESQEHRKLNTELERLFQKSFSVAKRVRTETEIGSSAVSVAFAACTLARQIFESMSDVNVLLVGAGETIELVARYLREHQVKKMVIANRTRERAQQLADEVQADVITLPEIDERLYKADIVISSTASPLPIIGKGMVERSLKARRNQPMLFIDIAVPRDIEPEVGNLSNVYLYTVDDLHAIIEHNLSQRKAAAVQAEDIVQQESANFMAWMRSQSAVSSIRDYRSMADGIREELVEKALSSIEQGADVESTINELAHKLTNRLIHAPTKSLQKAASSGDLEQLNVLRDSLGLDQY; translated from the coding sequence ATGACGCTGTTTGCACTTGGAATCAATCATAAAACTGCCCCGGTATCATTGAGGGAAAAGGTTACCTTTTCTCCGGATACATTAGGTGATGCATTGCAAAGCCTGCACCACCAACCTTTGGTGCAGGGCGGTGTCGTGTTGTCTACGTGTAACCGGACCGAGCTGTATTTAAGCGTTGAGCAGGATGAAAATACACTGCAACAACTGATTAAATGGTTATGCCAGTATCATCAGTTATCGCCAGAAGAATTAACTAAAAGTCTGTACTGGCATCAGGATTCTGATGCAGTCAATCACTTAATGCGTGTTGCCAGCGGGTTAGATTCTTTGGTGTTGGGCGAACCTCAAATATTGGGGCAGGTAAAGAAAGCTTTTGCCGAGTCGCAGGAACATCGTAAGTTAAACACGGAGCTTGAGCGCTTATTTCAAAAATCATTCTCTGTCGCGAAACGCGTTCGTACAGAAACCGAAATTGGCTCCAGTGCGGTGTCGGTTGCTTTTGCCGCCTGCACGCTGGCTCGTCAGATTTTCGAATCAATGAGCGACGTGAATGTCCTGCTGGTTGGCGCCGGTGAAACCATTGAGTTGGTGGCTCGTTATTTACGCGAACATCAGGTTAAAAAAATGGTTATCGCCAACCGTACGCGGGAAAGAGCGCAACAGTTGGCGGATGAAGTGCAGGCAGACGTTATCACCTTGCCTGAAATTGATGAACGCTTATATAAAGCAGATATTGTTATCAGTTCAACCGCCAGTCCGTTACCTATTATTGGTAAAGGAATGGTTGAGCGCTCGCTGAAAGCACGTCGTAATCAGCCAATGTTATTTATTGATATTGCCGTACCGCGTGATATCGAACCCGAAGTAGGTAATCTGTCAAACGTCTATCTCTATACCGTTGACGATTTGCATGCGATTATTGAGCATAATTTATCACAGCGTAAAGCGGCCGCCGTTCAGGCTGAAGATATCGTTCAGCAGGAAAGCGCCAACTTTATGGCATGGATGCGCTCACAGTCTGCGGTCTCTTCTATTCGGGATTACCGTTCAATGGCGGATGGTATTCGGGAAGAATTAGTGGAAAAAGCCTTATCCTCCATTGAACAGGGGGCTGATGTTGAAAGCACCATTAACGAACTGGCCCATAAACTTACCAACCGTCTTATTCACGCACCAACCAAATCTCTCCAGAAAGCGGCAAGCAGCGGCGATCTGGAACAATTAAATGTATTACGTGACAGCCTCGGGCTCGATCAGTATTAG
- the lolB gene encoding lipoprotein insertase outer membrane protein LolB translates to MTFTRTSTFLKLIPLASIFLTACTLTGQQGTAVSPSSPEWQKHQQQVTALTQYQTRGAFAYLSSEQKVYARFFWQQQNPDQYRLVLTNPLGNTVMELNVQPGLVQLTDDQGQRYVSDDAEKMIQEMTGMSIPLNNMRKWMLGLPADAKNYTLTPEARLHKVTLEQNGQTWTVDYQAYNQDVQPALPSRLEISHDEERIKLKMDNWTLQ, encoded by the coding sequence ATGACATTTACACGGACTTCTACTTTTCTAAAACTGATCCCTTTAGCCAGCATATTTCTGACTGCCTGTACGTTAACCGGTCAACAAGGTACGGCGGTTTCGCCTTCTTCACCTGAGTGGCAAAAACACCAACAGCAAGTGACTGCGCTCACTCAATATCAAACTCGTGGTGCTTTTGCGTATCTTTCGTCTGAACAAAAAGTGTATGCCCGATTCTTTTGGCAACAGCAGAATCCTGACCAGTATCGTTTAGTATTAACCAATCCATTAGGTAATACCGTCATGGAACTAAACGTCCAGCCAGGTCTGGTACAGTTAACTGACGATCAAGGCCAACGTTATGTCAGCGATGATGCAGAGAAAATGATCCAGGAAATGACCGGTATGTCTATTCCACTAAACAATATGCGTAAGTGGATGCTTGGCCTGCCAGCCGATGCAAAAAACTACACCCTGACGCCAGAAGCCCGTCTGCATAAAGTGACACTGGAACAAAACGGACAAACCTGGACTGTTGACTATCAGGCTTATAATCAAGACGTTCAGCCAGCCCTGCCGAGCCGTCTGGAAATATCCCACGACGAAGAACGAATCAAATTGAAGATGGACAACTGGACGCTGCAATGA